In a genomic window of Gemmatimonadaceae bacterium:
- a CDS encoding carboxymuconolactone decarboxylase family protein: MTSWIELPDEDRVEGPLAEAYARVAAARGAVGNILKAHATRPAALVAHLDLYRELMFSRSELSRAERELIASVVSSVNGCRY, translated from the coding sequence ATGACCAGTTGGATCGAGCTGCCAGATGAAGATCGGGTGGAGGGACCCCTTGCCGAGGCGTATGCGCGCGTGGCCGCCGCCCGCGGCGCGGTCGGGAACATCCTCAAGGCGCACGCGACGCGTCCGGCGGCGCTCGTCGCGCATCTCGACCTGTATCGCGAACTCATGTTCAGCCGCTCCGAATTGAGCCGCGCCGAGCGGGAATTGATCGCGTCCGTGGTCTCTTCCGTGAACGGGTGCCGGTATTGA
- a CDS encoding peroxidase-related enzyme (This protein belongs to a clade of uncharacterized proteins related to peroxidases such as the alkylhydroperoxidase AhpD.) produces the protein MHHHGGSLRQLTKDPALVDAVLADPRGASLPPRWRVLADFAIALTVQPSAVSGADAAALRAVGLSDAGLHDVVAVTAYFNFVNRMAEGLNIPLE, from the coding sequence ATGCACCATCACGGAGGGTCGCTCCGTCAGCTCACGAAGGATCCGGCGCTGGTCGATGCCGTGCTCGCCGACCCGCGGGGAGCATCGTTGCCACCGCGCTGGCGCGTGCTCGCCGACTTCGCGATCGCGTTGACGGTGCAGCCCAGCGCGGTCTCCGGAGCCGACGCGGCTGCCTTGCGGGCCGTCGGCCTGTCCGACGCGGGGCTGCACGACGTCGTGGCGGTGACCGCGTATTTCAACTTCGTCAACCGGATGGCGGAGGGGTTGAACATCCCGCTGGAGTAA
- the ytxJ gene encoding bacillithiol system redox-active protein YtxJ, with product MSIHRLARQPGSTIPAELHSPGVRWVFKHSPACPTSLRALGEVSRYAQRHDDVPVVLIDVLTQRETSQRVADTLGIGHASPQVILLRDGTALWSASHFAISVGAMETALAGREDVAAVHGP from the coding sequence ATGAGCATACATCGCCTTGCCCGTCAGCCCGGATCGACCATTCCAGCCGAACTCCACTCGCCGGGGGTCCGCTGGGTATTCAAGCACAGCCCGGCGTGCCCGACATCGCTGCGTGCGCTCGGAGAAGTGTCGAGGTATGCGCAGCGTCACGACGACGTGCCGGTGGTCCTGATCGACGTGCTCACGCAGCGCGAGACGTCGCAGCGCGTCGCCGACACGCTGGGCATCGGCCACGCATCGCCGCAGGTGATCCTGCTGCGCGACGGCACCGCGCTCTGGAGCGCTTCCCACTTCGCGATCTCAGTGGGTGCGATGGAGACCGCCCTGGCCGGCCGCGAGGACGTGGCAGCCGTGCACGGGCCGTGA
- a CDS encoding sigma-70 family RNA polymerase sigma factor, whose translation MPDHDDAKRERDKQFREEALRWLPQVARFALSLARDQSDADDLVQETYLRAYRSWHLYEPGTECRGWLFTICRNEFLRTRARQQREVDLDPPELEARQAAAVHESVRNTMLEDIWLRVDLAPAIRHALAALPEVLRTAVILVDLQDLKYEEAAVVLGVPVGTVRSRLFRGRRQLQEPLLIHAQDAGYAPRRPTSDGGDIP comes from the coding sequence ATGCCGGACCATGACGACGCCAAACGGGAACGCGACAAGCAGTTTCGCGAGGAAGCGCTCCGCTGGCTTCCGCAAGTCGCACGATTCGCGTTGTCGCTTGCCCGGGACCAGTCCGATGCCGATGATCTCGTGCAGGAGACCTACCTGCGCGCGTATCGCTCGTGGCACCTCTACGAGCCAGGCACGGAGTGTCGTGGGTGGCTGTTTACCATCTGTCGGAATGAGTTCCTGCGTACGCGCGCGCGGCAGCAACGCGAGGTGGATCTCGATCCACCGGAACTCGAAGCTCGTCAGGCCGCGGCGGTGCACGAATCCGTCCGCAATACGATGCTCGAGGACATCTGGCTCCGGGTGGACCTCGCGCCTGCCATTCGCCACGCGCTTGCCGCCCTGCCGGAAGTCCTGCGGACCGCCGTGATTCTGGTCGATCTGCAGGATCTCAAGTACGAAGAAGCTGCCGTGGTCCTGGGCGTACCGGTTGGCACGGTGCGTTCCAGACTGTTCCGGGGCAGGCGACAGCTGCAGGAACCGCTGCTCATTCACGCGCAAGATGCGGGCTATGCCCCGCGACGACCGACCTCGGACGGGGGGGACATACCATGA
- a CDS encoding zf-HC2 domain-containing protein: MTEEHSHDHEMLDCETVMQQLWDYLDEELTPDRMAAIRTHLSMCARCYPQYEFERAFLAALNGAQAEHSDPEALRERVADALRADGMLEV, translated from the coding sequence ATGACGGAAGAACATTCGCACGACCACGAGATGCTTGACTGCGAGACCGTCATGCAGCAACTGTGGGATTACCTGGACGAGGAGCTGACGCCGGATCGCATGGCCGCGATCCGGACCCATCTGTCCATGTGCGCCCGGTGTTATCCCCAGTACGAGTTCGAGCGGGCGTTCCTCGCGGCGCTCAATGGCGCTCAGGCAGAGCATTCGGACCCGGAGGCGCTACGGGAGCGCGTGGCCGACGCGCTGCGCGCCGATGGCATGCTCGAGGTCTAG
- a CDS encoding glycoside hydrolase family 57 protein — MRDICIYAQVHQPFRLRRYRFFDIGTGQAYFDDQRNRELLRRVADKCYLPTNGLLGELIRQSEGEFRFALSLSGTVLEQMSDTAPDVLESFQRVVGTGGVELLSETSYHSLASLGQPAEFREQVLLHRRTIARHFHQRPRVFRNTELIYFDELAPTIEGLGYTGMMVEGADQVLGWRSANHVYAAASAPGLRLLPRNHRLSDDVGFRFSNRDWARWPLTAETYADWLAASPGDSIHLFLDYETFGEHQWADTGIFEFLRHLPDACRRRGLRFVHPSTLAERAPVGTLSFPRPTSWADEDRGVTAWLGNPLQEAARDRLFQVGAAVAAAGDAHLLSVWRRLTTSDHLYYICTKWSNDGDVHKYFSPYDTPYDAFITFMNVLQDLEQTARAMGGRAVRASPPETRKPVVPDRHSRLVRA; from the coding sequence CCAGCCGTTCCGGCTGCGCCGCTACCGGTTCTTCGACATCGGCACCGGGCAGGCTTATTTCGACGACCAGCGCAATCGCGAGTTGCTGCGGCGGGTCGCCGACAAGTGCTATCTGCCCACCAACGGCCTGCTCGGCGAGCTGATCCGGCAGAGCGAAGGGGAATTCCGCTTTGCGTTGAGCCTGAGCGGCACGGTCCTCGAGCAGATGTCCGATACGGCTCCCGACGTCCTGGAGAGCTTCCAACGGGTCGTCGGCACCGGCGGCGTGGAACTCCTGTCGGAGACGTCCTACCACAGTCTGGCCAGCCTCGGGCAGCCGGCGGAGTTTCGCGAACAGGTCCTTCTCCATCGCCGCACAATCGCGCGCCACTTTCATCAGCGCCCGCGTGTGTTCCGGAATACCGAACTCATCTACTTCGACGAGTTGGCCCCGACCATCGAGGGCCTCGGGTATACGGGCATGATGGTGGAGGGGGCGGACCAGGTGCTTGGGTGGCGTTCGGCGAACCATGTATACGCGGCCGCGTCCGCCCCGGGCTTGCGGCTGCTGCCGCGGAACCATCGCCTGAGCGACGATGTCGGCTTCCGGTTCTCCAACCGGGACTGGGCCCGCTGGCCACTGACCGCTGAAACCTACGCCGACTGGTTGGCCGCCTCGCCCGGCGACAGCATCCATCTCTTTCTGGATTACGAGACATTCGGCGAACACCAATGGGCCGACACCGGAATCTTCGAGTTTCTGCGGCACCTGCCCGACGCCTGCCGGCGCCGGGGGCTCCGGTTCGTGCATCCGTCCACGCTCGCCGAACGCGCGCCGGTCGGCACGCTGTCGTTCCCCCGACCCACGTCGTGGGCGGACGAGGATCGCGGGGTGACGGCGTGGCTGGGAAACCCACTGCAGGAGGCGGCGCGCGACCGCCTGTTCCAGGTCGGAGCCGCAGTCGCCGCCGCGGGGGATGCGCATCTATTGTCGGTCTGGCGCCGTTTGACCACGAGTGACCACCTCTACTACATCTGCACCAAATGGTCGAACGACGGGGACGTCCACAAGTACTTCAGCCCGTACGACACGCCGTACGATGCGTTCATCACGTTCATGAACGTCCTGCAAGATCTCGAGCAGACCGCCCGCGCTATGGGCGGCCGCGCCGTCCGCGCATCACCGCCGGAGACGCGAAAGCCGGTCGTGCCCGACAGGCACTCCCGGCTCGTGCGTGCGTGA